A window of Corallococcus soli genomic DNA:
CGTGAAGAGCGAGCGGCGGATGGCGTACAGGCCGCCGTTGGCGCCCACCACCGCGCCGCGCTTTCCCTCGTACATCTTGATGAGGGACTCGTAGCTCCAGTAGGCGCTCTCCTCGTAGTCCTGCTTCGTGGGGTTGTAGAGGCGCAGCTTGCCGCAGACCGCGCCGACCTCCGGATCCTCGAAGTGGCGCACCAGCTTCCGCACCGCGTCCGGTTCAATCATCGTGTTCGCATCCGACAGGAGCACGATGTCGCCGTGGGCGGAGGGGATGCAGCGGTTGAGCACCGTCGTCTTGCCGGCGCGGGGCGCGGGCGACAGCCGCACGCGAGGATCCGTGCACTTCTGCACGAGCCCGTCCGTCCCGTCCGACGAACCATCCGAACCGATGACCACCTCGAAGCGGTCCGCCGGGTAGTCCAGCGCCAGGCTGTTCTGGAGCTTCTGCTCGATGCAGTCCGCCTCGTTGTAGGCGGCCACCACCAGGCTCACCGACGGCAACGGCTGCGCGGGAGCGCTCGCCCGAGCGGCTTCTCCCGAGCGCATCCGCCGCGCGTTCTGGAAGACCTGCGCCATGCCCTCCAGGGCGAACAGGCTCAGGGGATAGAGAAAATACGTGTGCACGAGTGCCAGCGCCGCGCACCAGAAGAAGACCTCCGCCATCGACCAACCCTCCGAACCCGAGTCCTCGCTGCACGGGGGACTCAGCAAGAGCCATGCCTTGGCGTTCAGGGGGTGTCTGGGGCGGAGGTGCCTGCCCTCCCCTGGGTAGGACTGGAGTTTCTCCAGGGTGGCCGGGAAGTGATCCGGTCAACGCTTCAGGGCACGGGCTCCGACGTGGGCTCGGAGGCGTCGGCGGCGGGGAGCTGCGCGAGCATGCGGCGGGCCAGCTCATGCTTGCCGTTGAAGGCCACCGCCTCATCCAGCAGCGTCCGGGCGGTCTCGGTGTCCTCCAGGCGGAGGGCCAGCCGCGCGCCCAGGACGTAGGCCCTCATCAGGGTGCGGTCCTGTGAGCGCAGCGCCTCCAGCTCCTGGGAAACGCTCCGCACCGTGACCGAGGGCGACCCCGAGCTGAGGGCGAACTCGGCGTGGGCGAGCAGGCTCCAGGCGGGGGAGGGCTCCGCCTGACGCAGCCGCTGGGCCAGGGCCAGGGCATCGGGAGCGCCCGTCACGGCGGCGTAGAGGGCCTGTGCCTTCAGGCGCGCGGCCACGGTCGCGGCGGGCTCTACTTCCGGGGCGGTGCGCACGGAGCCCATCCGCGCGTCGAGTCGCTCGCGGCGCGCATTGATGTCACCCCGCAGCGGCTCCTGTTCGCGTGCGAGCGCCTCCATCTGGGCGCGCAGCGCGTTCGCGCGGTTCACCCAGTCCGCCGGGGTCCGGGCGGCGGTGATCTCATCCAGTTGCTTCTTGAGCCGATCCGACTGGCGTCGCAGCCGGTCGAACTCCGCGTTGAGGTCGGCCAGTTGCAGGGTGAGCGCCACTGCCAGCTCGGCCTGGACCTCCGCGTACTTCGGGTGGGTCTGGACCAGGGACTCCAGGCTCTGGATGGCCTGCTCGCGTGAGGCCGCGTCATCGCGGCGCAGGAGCGCCACGGCACGCTCCTTCTCCTCCACGGCCGCGGCCGGCATGGCGGAGTGGCGGTCGCGGAAGGCGGGATACGCCAGGTACCCGGCGAGCCCGAGGCCCGCGAGCACCACGAGCACGAGGAGCGCGCGCACCAGCGTGGACGACGAGCCCTCTCCAGGCCCGTATTCGGTCACCATGGGGTCGGAACGCGAGGCCCCGAGCAGCTCCGGGGGCAGCTCCACCGCAGGCTTGCGCGAAGGAAGGGGCCGCTCCAGTCCGCCCCCCAGCAACGACTCACCGGACGCGGCGGGGCGCGACGGAAGCGTGTGCGCGAACGGTGCGGCATCGTCGTCGGGCAGCGAGACGGTCGACGTCGGCGCGGAGGTCGCCCACGGCGCGCTGCCGTGGCCCTCCGGAGCGAGCGTGGACCGGGAGCCCGGGGCACCCGACCAGGAGGGACCCACCGCCTCACCCGAGGGCGAGATGTCACCAAAGGGCCGAAGCGGAGCGCGGGGAGCGGACGGCTCCGGAGGACCGGACACCGCGCCAAACGCACGGGTGGATCCGACCGGCTCGGCCGACGGAACCCCCGAGGGTCCCGGGACCGCACCGAAAGCCCGAGTGGATCCGCCCGGCCCGGCACCACCCGCCGATGAACCCGTGGGACCTGGAGCCGCGCCAAACGCACGGGTGGATCCACTGGCTGCGTCGAACGCGCCGGATGACGAAGGACCCGGGACCGCGCCGAACGCCCGCGTCGAGCCCACCGGCTCCGCAGGAGGGCCCTGGACCGCGCCAAACGCCCGCGTCGAGCCCACCGGCTCCGCAGGAGGGCCCTGGACCGCGCCAAACGCCCGCGTCGAGCCCACCGACTCCGCCGGAGGAGCCGCTGAAGGACCCGGGACCGCGCCGAACGCCCGCGTCGAGCCCACCGGCTCCGACAGGCTGCCCCCACCAGCGGGAGCCGCGGACACGGCACCGAACGCCTGCGTCTTGTTTCCGGGCCCCGCGAGCCCCTGTCCCGAAACGGGCGCCTGTGAAGGCCCTGCCCCACCGGCCACCGGCCCCACGGCACCGAACGCCTGCGTGTGGCCCATCGGCTGGGGAGGACGCACGCCGGACGCGGTGGTGCTCGCCGGAGGCCGGGCCGCACCCGAGACGGGCGCGATGGTGGGCGGAGGCGGAATGACGCCGGACGAGGACAGCGGCCCGGAGGGCGGCGTCGGCTGCGGGACGAAGGACCCGGTCGACGTCGTCTGCCCCGCGAACAACTGCGTGGACTTCAGACCGGACGCATCACCGCCGAAGATCTGGGTGGAGGACTGGGCCCCCGAGCGGTCCACCCCAGCGGCGGGCGGAGGCTTCGGCGGGGGCGCAGCGGCGCCCTGGG
This region includes:
- a CDS encoding glycosyltransferase family 2 protein, yielding MAEVFFWCAALALVHTYFLYPLSLFALEGMAQVFQNARRMRSGEAARASAPAQPLPSVSLVVAAYNEADCIEQKLQNSLALDYPADRFEVVIGSDGSSDGTDGLVQKCTDPRVRLSPAPRAGKTTVLNRCIPSAHGDIVLLSDANTMIEPDAVRKLVRHFEDPEVGAVCGKLRLYNPTKQDYEESAYWSYESLIKMYEGKRGAVVGANGGLYAIRRSLFTQLPASTIVDDFVIPLRIMEAGYKVNYEELAVAHEETTEDYGKEFGRRARIAAGNFQSLKLVPGLLLPTAGFPAFAFWSHKLLRWCAPALMVAALLANLFLLDSTFYQVTLLGQALFYALAFLGKSGVFKSGAAKKAASVAYYFVTMNMAIAVGFWRFLRNSQRAAWDRTARVTTTT